In one Fibrobacter sp. genomic region, the following are encoded:
- the folE gene encoding GTP cyclohydrolase I FolE yields the protein MDFKKMEDGFKMILEGMGEDVNREGLLETPKRVAKMYAEVMSSLTGEQKAEDILKTRFHEKYDEMIVVPNIPFASMCEHHFLPFTGKAHVAYIPGDCVVGLSKIPRVVEFYARFPQIQERMTRQIAELIQKELKPKGVAVLLEASHMCMTMRGIKKPGATMVTTQLLGCFKTDEKTRAEFLASINDRLR from the coding sequence ATGGATTTTAAGAAAATGGAAGACGGCTTCAAGATGATTCTTGAAGGCATGGGCGAAGATGTGAACCGTGAAGGTTTGCTAGAAACTCCGAAGCGCGTTGCAAAGATGTATGCCGAAGTCATGAGTAGCCTCACTGGTGAACAGAAGGCCGAGGATATTCTCAAGACCCGCTTCCATGAAAAGTATGACGAAATGATCGTGGTGCCTAACATTCCCTTCGCCAGCATGTGCGAACATCATTTCCTGCCTTTTACTGGTAAGGCCCATGTGGCCTACATTCCGGGCGATTGCGTGGTGGGCCTTTCCAAGATTCCTCGCGTTGTGGAGTTCTATGCCCGCTTCCCCCAGATTCAGGAACGCATGACCCGTCAGATTGCGGAACTGATCCAGAAGGAATTGAAGCCTAAGGGCGTCGCAGTGCTTTTGGAAGCAAGCCATATGTGTATGACCATGCGCGGTATCAAGAAACCGGGCGCCACCATGGTGACCACCCAGCTTTTGGGTTGCTTTAAGACTGACGAAAAGACCCGCGCAGAATTCTTGGCCAGCATAAACGATCGCTTGCGCTAA